In Anopheles cruzii chromosome X, idAnoCruzAS_RS32_06, whole genome shotgun sequence, one genomic interval encodes:
- the LOC128277875 gene encoding glutamine-dependent NAD(+) synthetase: protein MGKQVRVAVCTLNQWALDFQGNLQRIMESILVAVQNKAAYRTGPELEVSGYSCEDHFHELDTFRHCWDALQQIVESTTDFDMLIDVGMPVHHRNVAYNCRIAFYRGRILLIRPKQILCDDGNYRESRWFSPWTKERQVEDFRLPRSVAVALRQDTVPIGDGIIVTHDTCLGYEICEELWNPRSKHIDLSLAGVEIIVNGSGSYMELRKAHVTTDLIRNASYKAGGAYLFSNLRGCDGQRVYFNGCSAVALNGAVIARGQQFALDEVEVTFATFDLDDIQAYRGALRSRSLLAASTLTYPSVLVRTELSRYDDLLPEIVPPPSLLPPYHTPEEEISLGPACWLWDYLRRSGQGGFFLPLSGGVDSSSTAVIVYSMCRLVVGAIAAGDPHVLADCRKVLADPEYDAGGGAGELCNRLLFTCYMGTENSSRETRARAASLAAQIHCYHLDINIDGAVNALLGIFQLVTGMRPRFRATGGCARQNLALQNIQARTRMVLAYLFAQLMLWVRSRPGGLLVLGSSNVDEALRGYMTKYDCSSADVNPIGGISKQDLQRFLAYAQRQFELPIITEILAAPPTAELEPLVNGALAQTDEEDMGLTYHELSEFGRLRKQEYCGPYSMFCKLVRVAGSRRTDYDPKEIADKVKHFFRCYAINRHKMTVLTPSVHAESYSPDDNRFDHRPFLYRPNWMWQFAAIDRELLRQTSSEHTLLIKDHTNKNDEKERDYGENDDGDDEVESGDNGQQRQTSSRGHSCHGNPLATEPHISYTTTITKGQNSYFNDADAATGGSATTGVTSAVSAHQLSYHGQTSIGHLYLAAHDHDVAVGSGLTKSQSSSGYNRVHSSVMGKIKDRTGVPV from the exons ATGGGGAAACAGGTTCGCGTGGCCGTGTGCACCCTCAACCAGTGGGCTCTTGATTTTCAAGGTAATCTGCAACGAATAATGGAATCGATCCTTGTGGCCGTACAAAACAAAGCCGCGTACCGTACTGGACCAGAACTAGAAGTTAG CGGTTATAGCTGCGAGGATCACTTCCACGAGCTGGACACGTTCCGGCATTGCTGGGACGCGTTGCAACAAATCGTCGAGAGCACGACGGACTTTGACATGCTGATAGATGTGGGGATGCCAGTGCACCACCGGAACGTTGCGTATAACTGTCGGATCGCGTTCTACCGGGGCCGCATCCTGCTGATCCGTCCAAAGCAGATTCTGTGCGACGACGGCAACTACCGCGAGTCGCGCTGGTTTTCACCCTGGACCAAGGAGCGCCAGGTGGAGGACTTTCGCCTgccgcgctcggtggcggtggccctcCGGCAGGATACGGTGCCCATCGGGGATGGGATCATCGTAACGCACGACACATGCCTCGGATATGAAATTTGTGAGGAGCTGTGGAACCCGCGCAGTAAGCATATCGACCTGTCTCTTGCAGGCGTCGAAATTATTGTAAATGGGTCAGGTAGTTACATGGAGTTGCGAAAGGCGCACGTCACCACCGACCTGATCCGGAACGCGAGCTACAAGGCGGGCGGCGCGTACTTGTTCAGCAACTTGCGCGGCTGCGACGGTCAGCGGGTGTACTTCAATGGCTGCTCGGCAGTGGCTCTTAATGGGGCGGTCATAGCGCGTGGTCAACAGTTCGCGTTGGACGAGGTAGAGGTCACGTTCGCTACCTTCGATCTGGACGATATTCAAGCGTACCGAGGGGCGCTTCGCTCGCGCAGTTTACTGGCCGCTTCTACGCTTACATACCCTAGTGTCCTCGTTCGCACGGAACTGTCTCGCTACGACGATTTGTTACCGGAGATAGTCCCGCCACCATCTCTACTACCACCGTACCATACTCCTGAAGAGGAAATCTCGCTGGGGCCGGCCTGCTGGCTGTGGGACTATTTGCGGCGCTCTGGCCAGGGTGGATTCTTTCTTCCCCTGAGTGGAGGCGTCGACTCGAGCAGCACGGCCGTTATCGTATACTCCATGTGCCGGCTGGTCGTTGGAGCGATCGCGGCCGGTGACCCTCATGTACTCGCCGATTGTCGCAAGGTCTTGGCCGATCCTGAATATGACGCCGGTGGTGGAGCGGGCGAGCTGTGCAACCGGCTGCTGTTCACCTGCTACATGGGCACCGAGAACTCAAGCCGCGAAACACGCGCCCGAGCTGCCTCGCTGGCTGCTCAAATCCACTGCTACCATCTGGACATCAATATCGACGGTGCGGTAAACGCGCTGCTGGGAATCTTTCAGCTGGTGACTGGTATGCGTCCGCGGTTCCGGGCGACGGGTGGGTGTGCACGGCAGAACCTAGCTCTTCAGAACATCCAGGCGCGCACGCGTATGGTTTTGGCGTACTTGTTCGCGCAGCTAATGCTATGGGTGCGGTCGAGGCCCGGCGGTCTACTGGTGCTCGGATCCTCTAACGTTGACGAAGCGCTACGCGGTTACATGACCAAATATGATTGCTCTTCGGCCGATGTCAACCCGATCGGGGGCATTTCGAAGCAGGATCTTCAGCGCTTTCTGGCATACGCACAGCGCCAATTCGAGCTGCCCATTATTACAGAGATCCTAGCGGCACCACCCACTGCCGAGTTGGAACCCCTCGTGAATGGCGCGCTTGCGCAAACAGACGAAGAGGATATGGGTCTAACTTACCACGAGCTTAGTGAGTTCGGGCGCCTCCGCAAACAAGAGTACTGCGGTCCGTATAGTATGTTCTGTAAATTGGTGCGTGTCGCTGGTAGCCGTCGCACCGATTACGATCCGAAAGAAATCGCCGACAAGGTGAAGCACTTTTTTCGCTGCTACGCAATCAACCGGCACAAGATGACCGTGCTGACACCGTCGGTTCATGCGGAGTCGTACAGTCCCGATGACAACCGCTTTGACCATCGTCCCTTCCTGTACCGCCCCAACTGGATGTGGCAGTTTGCGGCCATTGATCGCGAACTCCTGCGCCAAACGAGCAGTGAGCATACACTTCTCATAAAAGACCACACAAATAAGAAtgacgagaaagagagagactaTGGTgagaacgacgacggcgacgacgaagtaGAGAGCGGCGATAATGGTCAGCAGCGTCAAACTTCTTCTCGTGGTCATTCTTGCCATGGCAATCCCCTGGCAACCGAACCACATATCagctacaccaccaccataacGAAGGGGCAGAATTCATATTTCAACGATGCTGACGCTGCTACAGGAGGAAGTGCGACTACCGGTGTGACCAGTGCCGTCAGTGCACATCAGCTTTCCTACCACGGGCAGACCAGCATCGGTCACCTTTATCTAGCCGCACATGACCACGATGTTGCAGTCGGAAGCGGGCTGACCAAGTCGCAAAGCAGTAGTGGTTACAATCGGGTACATTCGAGCGTGATGGGAAAGATCAAGGATCGCACTGGTGTACCAGTGTAG